ATTGAATATTGTTCATTGAGGATGTCTTTAATTGATAATGGTTCGCTTCTTTCTTGGACTCAGCATTAGAGTGTGGTTCGGGatttaaatgttgtaatgtttaggtatactgtatatttaatgtagccttctgtattaattttaatgcaataaaaaaactaataaaatgttgGAGGTAGATATTTTTGGAATCACGGTGTGATAATATGTGTTAATTTGTAGATATTGTACAAACTCAAATGtttgtaatagttatttttgcTAAATCCGTTTTACAGTGTTAAGAAAAAGTTCTAATATgggtaaaaatgcaataaaaaattgtaagtgAGACGATAACGTAGTGGCGGTACCGAGAAGATTTGCACTCACCGTCCAATGCCTGCTGCCTAGCATCTTCGGCATTacagtattgtaatattttattttcaaacaattacaTGCATGTTACATTTTGGCAATTGATATATTATGAGTATTTAACTTGCTGTAAAGATTGacacaatttttttacacaaattgcACAACTACCATTAGGATTTTTGTTCGACACGTAACAGATTTTATTTGAATGCAACTTGAAAATACACGTTATAAATTAGAAACAATAAGGATTAGAACAAGAGGTAATAAATAAGTGGATTCAGCTGggtttgacatttttattttttctgtgacATTTTGagagttttaaagttataataaattaccccATACTTGTCACCAgttgaaatagtatttatatattgaacATTAGAATAGAAAGTAAACTTGCCGAGTGCCCACAAGTGAAAGGTAAATCTACTTTTCAAAAGGTCAATTTAATGGCAGTTTAAATGTAATACACGAGTTGTCTAATGTGGAACATGTTTTTCTCATAGAAGAAACCAGTACCCACAGTTTTTTATACCCAGTAGAACAAactcattaaattttgtgtttagctccagttcaccttctttttatttcaggaaaatctgacgctgttacagacaattgtgtacctgatgagacaatgagactaccacttcacctatttatctCACTACATCTGTGTTGTCGAAACGGTGTAAATGTTtccttttgagcttcttcgccgtaaacttttggatctcttcagacgaacatgactccagatttcaggaggcaagtctgagacagcgtcagatatcagacgctgcaataaaaggaaggtgaggtggagctgaactcaaaattcaattgaatcaacccttcctaccataactTCGTTATGTGTAGATAATCGTTGAGTTCTCGTGTCATTATCTATCTAGCACTCGTAGAATCTGTTTTTCTGTGCTCGGTAACGTTATCAGAGATTTTATCCAATTTGGGTTATAGAAACTAGGATATGCTACTAAACCCGGTGGCGTTAAACACCATGTAGACACCGTAAAAAGGCAGTCTAATGCCATCTTCCCTCAGATTGTTATCTCCCCTTGTATTCACCACACTTGTACAATTTCAATGTATCGCTTGTCCATAACAGGGGCGGGGGGAGGGCGGCGCGGGCCCTGGCACAATAACTGTAAGTACAGTACTCGGCATATCTCTGACTGAGTGGTGGCCCACCCTTGTTTGAATATAGTCATTAGCAGACCTCACGTGCAAACAGTCCCGACCCCTTGTACCCTCCCCGCACTCGTCACTCGCTCCAGCGATCCTCCCTGCATAACTAACTCCAGGGCCGTCTCAGATCTGGAGATGTTGAAATGTATTCATTCCACTTGCAACTACACTGACGTCATCTGCATTTCAAAACAGCATTACTCAGCTATGCAGCTCTTATTTCACATTCGGCAATTAGAATTTCTTTGAAGGGATTCACTGTTAAGTTGGCAGGTTTGAAAGcattatgaaaattatttccaAACTGTTCACTGCTAACTAACTATTTACAAATGTCTAAAAACTGCATATCAAATTTTATCACAAGCTAAAGGGTATGTTCATCCTATGTCCTTCTACTCAGATATGTGTCAAATATAAACCTGAGTGCACTTGCAGAAAAAGAATTGAGTAAAGCAGGCAACAGTTAGATATATTAAACTAGTTGATAAATCGGTATTACACGTTCTAGTAAGAAGTAATGAGCCAATGTTTGATAATGCATAATGCAAGTATATATTCTACAGTTTAATATTCTACAGTTTTTTCTTgagtttaaaatgattatttgtCAAGAATTTGGTGTGAGAGCTTTGATTGTATACAAATTTGAGGAAAAACATTTGTTGTGTTATTGTTTGACATAGGTACACACATTAAATAACGATTTTCGTATTGTGgcaatataagtattatattataggCACGGTGTGGATCGGCTCAAAATGATTGCGCAGATTACTGTCGATTTTAATTTGGTAGTAGCCTACTAGCAGATAGTATATAATTCGTAGCTTAAATCAAGAAAGTGATACAAAGGAGTGTAGGAGGTCCCGACAGAACGGAACAAAACTCTTTACTGcatttactgaaacttttttcCGGGTTATTAAAAATTGATGAGCGATAGCTCAAAATGTTCCCTTTTAATGCTTATTAATTGTGGAACATTTCAGGTTGTAATAAAGAAAGGAACACAAACAGTAATGAGACAGACTAACAGTAGTTTTGTACATCTCTAACAAAACTGATAGTAACTTTGTTGCTATTTGACAGTTTAACCCTAAAATCAATAgaattcttccttggaccaaaagAACCATATGTACCAAAGTTAAAGTCcttagaacctttctatcaagagctaATGTGACGGGCAGGTGGTAAACATGATGTTAAGAAGAGCCTCTGAGGACTGTTAAAAAAAGTTGTCCCTGAATCGTAAACCGGATCGAAACCTCATTACTTTACTTTCCGGGCGAGCATTCTAATCACTGCACCTCACTTCCTTTAATTTCTATTTGACTGTTTACTTCACACGTGTTTTTCAGTATGATACGGATTCCAAATACATAATTTGATGGGGTTACCGCGGAGAAACTTCTGATTCTCATAAGAAGCCGAGATGTATAACCCAAACTTATTCCGTGAAAGTGATCGTGCACGACGAAAAGGTGTTGGTAGTGTCAACATTGTAGACTACTGAAGAGACTAGCTAGCCCACCACTTGATCTAAGTGTCAATAACAAACAGGTTGTCGCCTATTATAGAGACCACGTCAGGTCTAAGGCGTCTCCATCAGTAGGAACAACTTCCCTTGCGCCACAGTCCAGCCAGTATCAGATAAAGCCGCCACACTGTGTCGCATACGGCAGCATCATGACTCTTAATGTGGCCACCGAGCGTCCAGAGGCAACTTTGTATTGCTTGCGCAACAGAGGCCGGCACGGTGCTGGACATGTGCATGCCGTCTTCCTCTTGCAGCATGTATTCTTGATGCGGAGCGGTTCATTTCAATGAGGACGAAATGAACTTGATCGTGACCTTGAATTCCAAGGAAGCAGGTGTCCGCCCTAAGCTGCGGTTCTTCCTGCCCTAAGTGAGTTCAAACCTATCCATGGAACTTACTTGTTGTGGCCCACTACCTCTCTGGTCGATATTTCGTAAATATAGTTGTTCTCCAATGACCTCGCAAGGGCATTCCGATACCAAGTGATTCAATTCTCAACTCACTCGGAATAGAAGATTAGGATAAAGACCTGGTACGATAACTTGTAGAATATTTGCAACTTACCAAGCAGTAAACTAGGAATGGTAAAAGACATAGAACGGCGTCTAGTCCACCTTCGCACCATTGGCGTGGAAAAATCCAAGGCACATCTTAAAGCAGTCTCAACAATTTCAACTTTCAATATTACCAAGTGAAAACTGAGATGAAGATGAGAAAGGAGGATGGAGTGTCAAAAGCGTTTACACTGTACTACACCGGGATGTCTCATTGAGAGTAAAGATCAATTCTCTTTCATGTCTTTTGCGGAGAAATCGTAATCTGCAAGCATGTTTTTTAtcaacttaatacaaaattttaccaaGAGCATTGTCAGTGAACTGCGACAAACATTTTTGGTACTTTGTTCACACAGCTTCAAACCGTGAATACCAACTACAAAAAGAGAAAAGTATCCGATGACTATTTTTGCTGTTGAATTGTAGAACACCGGGAATAACCATAACTGTACTAAATTACTCTGCCAAGGCTGAAATGTTTCGCGTGAAAACTACAAGTAGGCCTAACCATGGCGTTATCATTTACTCGTTTAATATGATTCGAAAACATTAAGAGTGTAAATCAGGACTCTTCTCTAGGAAAGTACAAATTGTCAGGatatgttacaataaatgttCACCGGTTTGTTATTATGGTTAAATCAGATGAGTAAATCAAACTGTAAGATCGAGCGAGTTTATTTGATGGTTTAAATTCCTGACGAAGGGTGTTTGTTATGTTCTGGGAAGACTGCAGTCCGTCCTGGATGTTTACACCAGTTGGGCAGGCAACAGTCCGATGTGAGCCCACGTCAATTAATTGATCCCACTTGTTAGGCTCCCATCTCTTGCCTGGTTCGTGTCGTAGATTGCTTTGTTGTCTTCTGCTCCACTGATGTTCAACAGTTCTGGCCATGTTTATAGATGTAAGGTCACTGTAATCGGATATACGATCTCTCATTGTTAAATAAGAGCTGTCCTGATTTCTTTCACCGATTTGATGTCTTGACAGGAATCACTTCTAATAATGAAGATGGCAAAATTAGGCACCACCCAGCAAGTCTAGTGCCATTGTGCCAGTACTGTTCGCAACTATCAAAGTTTCCTGATGACTGGCTTTACGTTGAATAGCATCTATAAGGAAGCGAGCCTTTTGTGCAAATGTTAGTATCAGTGTAGTAGATTGTTGTTTATCATGGCAATGTGGACTGGATAAAGAGTCATTTCCTGGATAAACGATCATTTCCTGTAACCGCACATCGACCTCTCACAAAGATGTCAGCTACTTATAGTAGTAACCCAAGAACGAAGCTAACATTTCCTCTATTCTACCATTCTATTAGACCTAAAGATATACTTCTATACTTTTCGGTTGTGGATCTAGAATAATAATTTGGTTATCTGTATTGTCATATTTTTGGGGGGTTTATGTATGTTGTCTATATGGAGCGTTGTATAAAGCAGAAACAAGTGTCGTGCATGTGGGATGTGAATTTCTCCATAAATTTGTAGGTCTAATATCACCAAAGTTATCAATTCAGAAATGTGATACGAGATCAAATCAATATTCTGTGCAATGGAAATATACTTCTATGGTGAAGAAGAAACGGTCAATTATCTTTACTTTTGGGCCACTTAGTAGAAACGTTCggcaattaattacattttcgaTTCTTTGTTAACATAACTTCAAACCTTGAAAGCCAACTTTTCAAAAGAGAAAAGTATCCGTTGTCTATGTATGCTGTTCAGTCGTAGAGCACCGTCACTACACGAAATGACTGCCAGTAAAGGCAAGGCTAGAGTGTTTCGCGTGAAAACTACAAGTAACCGGTTCTGCAAGAAGTGTTCTTTGGCTTGTTTTGGTGCGAGAAGGCAATTGTGACGATTCAAAGAACTAGTCGGTGTGACATTGGGCCTATATCGGCCTATATCCCAGTCATATGCGACCTTGTGTCCCAGTCCCACTCGCTCACCGCCCACGGGTTCATTTACATCAGCGACACGCGCTTATCTCGGATCATTACACTGTCCGTACCTGCCGCCCGCCCACACATGCCTAACCTTCCTCTGCCGATCGGATCTATGTAAATTTCTAGGAACTGTTTTGCAAATCCTGGCTAATCATCTTCTGGAATTTATCTATGTTCCTTTAATGAAACGCTGTTCGAATTTTTTTGTTCAGCGAATGATAACATTCAATTAGTAACCCTGAACTTCTAAAGGCCACTTTGCTTGAGGACATATGGAAATATTCCTCAATTGCTTGAAGCCTGTATAATCGTATTTCACAATGATGATGTTTCACAAACAAGTTTAACAGCTAATTGGGGTTGCAATTGATTTGTCTAGCATCTTCGGCTCGGGTTGAGAATGTTTGatcttataaatttgaaagtactACATCTAATGTGGTGCTTTTGAGATCGCAGGATTCCTATCGTTGCTCAAGAATTAGAAGGCTTCGTTCGGAATATAGGTTGCAGTTTCACGTAGTGGTCAGTAAAAGCTTTTAAGAGGCTCTAGAGTTGGCTGTAAAAGCTAAATATACCTTGTTGATTTTGATCTTTATCTCCCATTGCGAATCGGAACCAATTGTGAAAGCTCCAAGTTAAAGTTATAGGCCATAACCCCGGGGAAACATAGGAGAGCCCTGAGTGTGCTCCAGTTTAGCTCAAAGCCTACACGGGAGCATTGAGTCACCGCCAGCTCTGCCCTGCCAGACGTGCCCGAGAGGTAGCGTTATGCTGTTTGTTTGCAAACCGTTCAGAATCGCAACACTTTCGATATTTTTAACCGCTGTACAGTCGGGTAAATATTTATCCTTGTCCATTACAGGCTATTTTGGACTCCAGCTGTGCGGGATTGTTTGTAAATGCCCCCGCGGTTTCGATCTGATTGCGGTCGCAGCTGCAACATTCACAAGGAGAAACCCTCGTTTTGTTAGATGTTGTTTGCTATTTTCTGAATTCGTACTACAGTAATTCAGATGTGAACTTCTGAATTGAAATCTAATTGAATTTGCATCAAATTTTGAGTATATTTCCTTTtctgttttgttcaatttcaacCTAATAAGTGGTGACATTTCATGGATTTAAATTTCGCCTCTAGTGATGAGCTTTTACGCAATGGAACATGTTTGAATTTCAAGACGATAGCGTTAACCTATGGAGgctataatttatgaaaatgcgGCTAAGTGATAAAAACGGCATTCCTAGCTAGGTCGACCTTGGCCGAATAAACGTGACATCACAACCCGATAGTATAGTCAGTAATATCAATATCAGTGTTGACTGAGTCAATATCAATATCAAGCAGCCAGCCACCGGTGGCAGCGATACCCGGCCTTATAAGGCCTGACGCCTCTCCGACTGCTGCCCACCGATCCCGGACTGACCTTCATTACTGTACCACATTCCGCACCTTTGTTGGACGACGGCGACAGCACGGTATCGCGGCACAACCCTCGAAATATTGTCCTGACAAAGCCTTTCTCGGCATCAAGACAGGTTCCCGGTAACGAGTCGATGATTAAAACTTTTGGCGACGGTTGGATGTGGTCAGCATTTAAAAGCGGTCGGCCCTGACTCGATGGCGAGGTGCCTGCTGCTAACGAGCAGTTCAAGGTGCGCTGGGTACCAGTTGTACAATAAAGCATTGTTCGGGCGACAAAACAGAGCACTTAAATATCTTATCCCATTTTAGATATGTTTTTCAGCCGCTACTGGACTTTTCCAGATCAACAATTTGCTCTGTTCTGTTAAGCCGTGTCCACACTATGCCGCGGCTGGCTTTTGGCAATGCCGCGTTGGCAAAGCCAACGCGGCAAACCTAGATTTTGGCTTGTCGTCTACACGTGAGTTGGCATTCAGTCGCAAAATGTCTGACGAGGAGGATGTACTAGTTGCTTTAGGCGCGTTTGTAATTATCAATCACGAAAAATTGCGTAAACGACGGTTTTGGGTGCGTCCAAGCCTTCAAAGTAGAAGAAAATACGGAACTAGTGAGTTGATGAAGGATTTGGTATTGGATGATGAAGACGAATTAAATCTCGAGTACAGATATGGATGtggtttcaaaaacttttttcgaaTGAAAAGTAGTGACTTTGAAGATCTTCTAAATAAGATAGCTCGTATCATCCAGAAACGAGACACGTCCTTCAGAAGTGCTATTCCTCCACATGAACGCCTTGCAGTTACTCTGCGGTTTTTGGCAACGGGAGACTCTTACCACTCGTTAAGTTACACATTCAAGATTTCAAAGCAAATAATATCAACCATCATCCCGACTGTTTGTGAAGCAATTGTCAGTGTATTACAGGATTACATCAAggtaagaaaaaattgtatattagaaaAAACCTTTATTTGGTAGACATGCGTCTCAAGTTCCGAACAAAACACTCTCCATTACAAATGAAACCCttatttacttagttaaaatgagtattaagttaattacaataacaaaaatgaacaaaagtcttaactcaaatttgaattttgaagagaTGAGGTgtaaaattctcttttatttaaatttgtaaaattattattacaggtgCATCAATATATTGTCGATAGAGTCATTGTCCGTATGGGTTGATAGCGAGGAGCTTATGACTGAATCTGGAGAGTTTGCCTGTGTGATTCCGTGAAAAGACAGCTGCTCACTACATGGGTTTGGATTGGGACAAGCTGGTGGCATCGGGACAGAAATCGGTTGTTGTACGTAGTTCGGTGTTGGGTAGAATGGCTGTGAGTAACTTCCGCCGATTGGGTTGCCATAGTCGTACTTGCCCATTTCTGCTTCAAACAGAATATTACTAATAAGGTGTTTTGCAATTTTCTGAGCATTTGATGATGGGAGGTCTTTAATACGCAGTCCTACTTGCTCTCCAAAAGATTTGAACTGATCCATACCTTTATGCCGACCTTGGATACTTCTCATAATTGACAGAGCTTCTTCTGTAGCTGtagtcttttttttcttttgtgggcCTCCGCCTGGCCGATCAGACTGTTCCTTTGGCAAACTTACACGTTTTCGAGGCGTTTCTCCACTTGGTCCAGCAACTTGGTCCTGGTTGACAGTTTGCGATTGGTTTGCAGTATCTCCATCTTTATTTGTATGCTCGtcctaaaaaaaaggaaaagattaaTGATTGGATAATGAATATTGCTATATTGTTGTCATTTTGTTTCAGATGCCAAAAACAGAAGCAGAGTGGAAAGTTATTTCAAAAGAGTTCAATGATAAGTGGAATTTCCCAAACTGTGTGGGGGCCTTTGATGGGAAGCATATTGAGTTGCAAGCACCTATCCATAGTGGCACAGAATATTTCAACTACAAGGGGTTTTTCAGTATAGTTCTATTTGCGGTGGTAGATGCGCACTACAACTTTATCTACGCAAGTGTTGGTTGTCAAGGAAGAATATCAGACGGAGGTGTGTTTAGTCACACAACATTCAGAGATTGTCTGAGGAACAACACAATGCATCTTCCtcctcctactcctcttcctggAAGAACAGATAAAACACCGTATGTTTTTGTGGCCGATGATGCTTTTCCTTTATCGAAGCACATCATGAAACCATATCCAGGTATTCAAAAAAAGGACTCTAAAGAAAGAGTGTTCAACTATCGGTTAAGTAGAGCACGTAGAGTTTCTGAGAATGCATTCGGCATAATATCCTCTGTGTACCGCATACTACAAAGACCTATGCTATTAAAACCAGAATGGGCTACGCTGGTGGTGTTGGCAGTA
The Homalodisca vitripennis isolate AUS2020 chromosome 1, UT_GWSS_2.1, whole genome shotgun sequence DNA segment above includes these coding regions:
- the LOC124352859 gene encoding uncharacterized protein LOC124352859, with the protein product MPRLAFGNAALAKPMQCRRGRWHMPLSQWFANENRSSVGLHQRKPVRAGSGDEPTVGFTRHARGSVVAETVPSTVMEWTNDKVCQLIELYRDKPVLWDCRLKGYKDRNKKQDALQEIADVFGVDKAVVEKKIKNLVCHFLREIKKERDSSKSGAGNSDVYKSKWFCYNNMLFLQDRNTPNETTDTITQDEHTNKDGDTANQSQTVNQDQVAGPSGETPRKRVSLPKEQSDRPGGGPQKKKKTTATEEALSIMRSIQGRHKGMDQFKSFGEQVGLRIKDLPSSNAQKIAKHLISNILFEAEMGKYDYGNPIGGSYSQPFYPTPNYVQQPISVPMPPACPNPNPCSEQLSFHGITQANSPDSVISSSLSTHTDNDSIDNILMHL